The genomic DNA CGTGCAGCGGCTCATCGGCGGGCTGTCGCACATCGGCGCAGAACGCGACATCGCGTCGCGTCTGCACGTGGTGCTGCCCGGCTCTCCGAACCGCGGCATGTTCGGTGGCGACGGCGCCTACGGCGAGGCCAAGTCGGCGCTCGACGCCGTGGTCACGCGGTGGAAGGCCGAGACCTCGTGGTCGCAGCGCGTGTCGCTGGCCCACGCCCTGATCGGCTGGACCAAGGGCACGGGCCTGATGGGACACAACGACGCCATCGTCGGCGCCGTCGAAGAGGCTGGGGTCACGACCTACTCCACCGCGGAGATGGCCTCGATGCTGCTCGCCCTGTGCGACATCGAGTCCAAGGTGGCCGCAGCCCGCGCGCCGCTGCACGCCGACCTGACCGGTGGACTCGGCGACGTCGAGATCGACATGGCCGAACTCGCCGCCAAGGCGCGCGAGGAGATGCTGGCCGAGTCCAAGCCCGACGCCGACGAGGCGGATGGACGCACCATTCGCGCCCTGCCGTCGCCGCCGCGCGGGTACACCGCGGCGCCGCCGCCGGCCTGGGACGACCTGGACGTCGACCCGGCCGACCTGGTGGTCATCGTCGGCGGTGCCGAACTCGGGCCGTACGGCTCGTCGCGCACGCGCTTCGAGGCGGAGGTGTCCGGCGAACTGTCGGCCGCAGGCGTGCTGGAACTCGCGTGGACGACCGGTTTGGTCAAGTGGGAGGACGACCCGAAGCCGGGTTGGTACGACACGTCCTCGGGCGACCTCGTCGACGAGGGTGAACTGGTCGAGCGCTACCACGACACGGTGCTCGAGCGGGTCGGCATCCGGTCATGGGTGGACGACGGCGCGATTGATCCCGATCACGCTGCGCCGCTGCTGGTCTCGGTGTTCTTGGACAAGGACTTCACCTTCGTGGTGTCGTCGGAGGCCGACGCCCGGGCGTTCGTGCAGTTCGACCCCGAGCACACGGTCATTGCGCCGGTGCCGGACGGGTCCGACTGGCAGGTCACCCGCAAGGCGGGCACCGAGATCCGGGTTCCCCGCAAGGTGAAGCTCTCCCGCACCGTGGGCGCGCAGATCCCCACCGGGTTCGATCCGACGGTCTACGGCGTCACGCCGGACATGACGAACTCGATCGACCGGTTGGCGCTGTGGAACCTGGTCACCACCGTCGACGCGTTCCTCGCCTCGGGCTTCACCCCGACCGAACTGATGCGCTGGGTGCACCCCAGCCTGGTCGCCAGCACGCAGGGCACCGGCATGGGTGGCATGACGTCGATGCAGACGATGTACCACGGGAACCTGTTGGGCAAGAACAAGCCGAACGACATCCTGCAGGAGGTGCTCCCGAACGTCTTCGCGGGTCACGTCGTGCAGTCCTACATTGGCAGCTACGGCTCGATGATCCACCCGGTGGCGGCATGTGCCACGGCCGCGGTGTCCGTCGAGGAGGGCGTCGACAAGATCAAGCTCGGCAAGGCGGAGTTCGTGGTCGCCGGTGGTTACGACGACCTGACGCTGGAGGCCATCACCGGCTTCGGTGACATGGCGGCGACCGCCGACACCGAGTCGATGCGCGCCAAGGGCATCAGCGACTCGAAGTTCTCCCGCGCCAACGACAGGCGCAGGCTTGGCTTCGTCGAGTCCCAGGGCGGCGGCACGATCCTGCTGGCCCGCGGTGACCTGGCACTGGAGATGGGTCTGCCCGTGCTGGCGGTCGTCGGGTACGCGTCGTCGTTCGGCGACGGCGTGCACACGTCGATCCCGGCTCCGGGCCTTGGCGCCCTCGGCGCAGGGCGTGGCGGCAGGCAGTCGCAGCTGGCCAAGTCGCTGGCCAAGCTCGGCGTCGGTGCCGACGACATCGCCGTGATCTCCAAGCACGACACGTCGACGCTGGCCAACGATCCCAACGAGACCGAGCTGCACGAGCGGCTCGCGGCCTCGATGGGCCGGTCGACGGGCAACCCGCTGTTCATCGTCAGCCAGAAGAGCCTGACGGGCCACAGCAAGGGCGGCGCGGCGGCGTTCCAGATGATGGGGATGTGCCAGATGCTGCGCGACGGCGTCATCCCGCCGAACCGCAGCTTGGACTGCGTCGACGACGAGCTGGACCACGCACAGCACTTCGTTTGGGTGCGCGAGACCCTGCACCTCGGCGAGAAGTTCCCGCTCAAGGCAGGTCTCGTGACGAGCCTCGGCTTCGGTCACGTGTCGGGTCTGGTGGCGCTGGTGCACCCGCAGGCGTTCCTGGCCGCACTCGATCCCGAGCAGCGCGAGGACTACCAGCGTCGTGCCGGTGAGCGCGTGCTCGCCGGGCAGCGCAGGCTCGCGTCGGCGATCGCCGGTGGCCCCGCGCTGTACGAGAAGCCGGCTGATCGCCGGTTCCACCACGACGAGCCGGAGAAGCGGCAGGAGGCCGACATGCTCCTCGACGCGTCGTCGCGGCTCGGCGCGGATGGCTGGTACGCGCGGTGACGGAGTCGGGCTGGGGTAGCGTCGCGGCGTGAGCATCGTGGGAGTGGGCATCGATCTGGTCTCCATACCGGACTTCGCCGAACAGGTGGATCAGCCGGGAACGGTGTTCGCGGAGACGTTCACCCCGGGTGAGCGTCGCGACGCGGCAGACAAGAGTTCTTCTGCCGCAAGGCATCTTGCGGCGCGATGGGCTGCCAAGGAGGCCGTGATCAAGGCGTGGTCCGGGTCACGGTTCTCCAAGCGGCCGATGCTGCCCGAGGGCATCCACCGCGACATCGAGATCGTGACCGACATGTGGGGCCGGCCGAAGGTCCGGCTGTCGGGTGCCATCGCCGAGCACCTGAAGGACATCACCATCCACCTGTCGCTCACCCATGAGCGCGACACCGCCGCGGCGGTCGCCGTCCTGGAGACCGCCACCTAGCCCCTTCCGGCGAGCGTGCGTGTCTGCGGGCGACACGCCGCGTCCGGAGCCGAGTTCACGCACGCTCGTGGCTGCGAAAGTGAGCCACTAGCCTGGTGTCATGACCGATGTCGCCGCGCGTGTGCGCGAAGTCCTGCCGTCCGTGCGTGCCGATCTCGAGGCGCTCGTCCGCATCGAGTCGGTATGGGCCGACCCGGCGCGACGCGACGAGGTTAGGCGCAGTGCCGAGGCAGTGTCGAAGTTGTTGTCCGACGCAGGCTTCGGCGACGTCCGCATCGTCAGCGAGGGCGGTGCACCCGCGGTGATCGCGCACCATCCGGCGCCGCCAGGTGCGCCGACGGTCCTGCTGTACGCGCACCACGACGTGCAGCCCGAAGGCGACCGCACGCAGTGGCACTCGCCGCCGTTCGAACCCACCGAACGCGACGGCCGGCTCTACGGCCGCGGCACCGCCGACGACAAGGCAGGCATCGCAACGCATCTCGCCGCGTTTCGCGCCCATGACGGCAACCCGCCCGTCGGCGTCACGGTGTTCGTCGAGGGCGAGGAGGAGTCCGGCTCGCCCTCGCTGGGCGCCATGCTCGCCGCGCATCGCGACGAACTCGCCGCCGACGTCATCGTGATCGCCGACTCCGACAACTGGAGCCCCGATCTCCCGTCCCTGACCGTGTCGCTACGCGGCCTCGCCGATTGCGTGGTCGAGGTGTCGACGCTGGACCATGGGCTGCACTCGGGCATGTGGGGCGGGGTCGCCCCCGATGCCGTGACCGCACTGGTCCGTCTGCTGGCCAGCCTGCACGACGACGACGGGAACGTCGCCGTGGCGGGTCTGCACGAAGCGTCGGCGGCCGACGTCGACTTCCCGGCCGAACGGGTGCGGCGCGACGCGGGACTCCTCGACGGCGTCCGCGAGATCGGTTCCGGCAGTGTGGTGCAGCGATTGTGGGCCAAGCCCGCGATCACCGTCATCGGCATCGACACCACGCCGATCGCCTCGGCGTCGAACACCCTGATCCCGCGGGCGCGCGCCCGCGGGCGCGCGCCAAGGTCAGCATGCGCGTCGCTCCCGGCGGTGACGCCGGCGAACACCTGGCGGCTCTCACCCGTCACCTCGAGCAGCACGCGCCGTGGGGTGCCCGGGTGACCGTGACCCCCGGCGACGTCGGTCAGCCGTACGCGATCGACGCGACCGGCCCGGTCTACGACGCCGCACGTGCGGCCTTCCGCCAGGCATGGGGTGCCGACGCCATCGACGCGGGTGTGGGCGGCTCCATCCCGTTCATCGCCGAGTTCGCCAAGGCGTACCCGGAGGCGAAGATCCTGGTGACCGGCGTCGAGGACCCGGACACGCAGGCGCACAGCATCAACGAGAGCCTGCACCTCGGGGTCCTGGAACGCGCCGCGACCGCCGAGGCGCTGCTGTTGGAGGCTCTGGGCAGCGACTAGACCGAGATGTCGCGGCGCAGCTTGGCGACGTGACCCGTGGCCTTCACGTTGTACTGCGCGACCTCGATCTTGCCCTCTTCGTCGACGACGAACGTCGAACGGATCACGCCCTGAACCGTCTTGCCGTACATGGTCTTCTCCCCGAAGGCGCCCCACGCGGTGAGCACCGCGCGGTCGGGATCGGACAGCAGCGGGAACGTCAGGCCCTCGGCGTCCCGGAACTTCGCCAGCTTCGCCGGCTTGTCGGGTGAGATGCCGACGACGTCGAGGCCGGCGTCGTTGAGTTCGGCGAGGTTGTCGCGAAAGTCGCAGGCCTGCTTCGTGCACCCGGGCGTGGAGGCGGCGGGGTAGAAGTACACGACGACCTTGCGTCCCTTGAAGTCCTCGAGAGCGACGGTGTTGCCGTCGGCGTCGGTGAGGCTGAACGCGGGGGCGGTGTCGCCTACCTGGAGGCGGGGCGTCGGTGCCATGCGTGATTCCCTTCGGTCGGCCGTAGCTCGCCGTCGGCGGTCGCCCGGGGCGAGCGACGCGACGGGGTAGCGCCTGAACTAGGGTAGTGCGACAAGGCGCGAGGCGAGTTGGAGGGCTGACGTGGCGGATAGAGATCCGGACACCATCAAGCGGGATATCGACCAGGCGCGTGATCAATTGGCCTCGACGGTGGATGCTCTGGCGGTTCGCGCCAATCCCCGCCGCATTGCCGACGATGTGAAGGCCGCCGCGATCGACTTCGTCAAGAAGCCCGCGGTGGCAGCCTCACTGGCAGGCCTGGGCGCCGTGGTGCTCGTCGTCCTCGTCAAGCGCGCCAGGAATCGCTGACCGGCGTAACCGGTCCTTGGTCAGCTCCGGCGGTTCGGCCGAAAGATGTCGGCGAACCACGAACGGGGTGGATTCGCCCTGCGGCCGAGGCGGCTGCAGTTGTGGATCGCCAGCAACTCGGGCGCCGTCGCGTCGACCTCTTCGATGATTTCGGCTGCAAGGGTGGAAGTCGGCGCGCTGGATGTTCTCATCTAGCTAAGACCTCACTTCCCCGTTAACTGCTGTCAGGCTTCTTGCCCGTACGTTCACCAGCTAACTCCGACTGTACCAGGCTTACCCAGCTTTGGAGTCGGTGAAACGGAGTGAACTGCCTGATCAACGAGTTACGCTACGCCGGGTATCGTTACGTTTCGGCGGCGAAACCGCCGCTGTGCAGGTGAATCCAGCACACCCAGAAACGCCTTGCTAGCTGCGCTTGGGCGAAATTGCCCAGACGTCAGCGGCAATTCTCGGTGGGCGACGCGGCGCAGTGGGGAGGCGGAAGCGGGGGCCAATGATCGGCGCGTTGTGAGGAACGTCATCCAGGGCTCGGATGTCCGGAAACGACGAAGACCCCGCCGTGGCGGGGTCTTCGGGTGGTGCGCCGTCAGGGTTTCGAACCCCGGACCCGCTGATTAAGAGTCAGCTGCTCTACCAACTGAGCTAACGGCGCGCGTGAGAGACGATAACAGGCGGCGCGGCGCAGGTGAAATCACGCCCTCAGACGGCCGTCGCGAGGGCCGAATGTAACGATCGCGCCCTTGTCGGCGGTTTCCCTTAGACTATTGCCAACAACTGACGCCGGTCGTCGTCACGTTGAATCCTGAGTCGTGAGGTGGAGCCAATCATGTGGCGAGTCCATTCGGTGACCCGTCCGCGTCGCCATCCGGCGCTGATGGTGTCCCTGCTGCTGGTGCCTGCCGTGGTGCTGGGTTTGAGCGGCTGCAACAGCTCGCCGTCCGCCGCGCCTCAGCCCGAGACCATCACTGACAAGGGCACGCCGTTCAGCGATCTGTTGGTGCCGAAGCTGACGGCGTCGGTCACCGACGGCGCGGTTGGCGTGACGGTCGACTCGCCCGTCACCGTCCAGGCCGAGGACGGCGTGCTGGGCGCGGTCACCATGACCGACGAAGACGGCGCCAACGTCGTGGGTGCGCTCAGCAAGGACGGGCTGACGTGGACCACCACCGATCCGCTCGACTACAA from Mycolicibacterium arabiense includes the following:
- the acpS gene encoding holo-ACP synthase AcpS; protein product: MSIVGVGIDLVSIPDFAEQVDQPGTVFAETFTPGERRDAADKSSSAARHLAARWAAKEAVIKAWSGSRFSKRPMLPEGIHRDIEIVTDMWGRPKVRLSGAIAEHLKDITIHLSLTHERDTAAAVAVLETAT
- a CDS encoding DUF3618 domain-containing protein encodes the protein MADRDPDTIKRDIDQARDQLASTVDALAVRANPRRIADDVKAAAIDFVKKPAVAASLAGLGAVVLVVLVKRARNR
- the bcp gene encoding thioredoxin-dependent thiol peroxidase, whose translation is MAPTPRLQVGDTAPAFSLTDADGNTVALEDFKGRKVVVYFYPAASTPGCTKQACDFRDNLAELNDAGLDVVGISPDKPAKLAKFRDAEGLTFPLLSDPDRAVLTAWGAFGEKTMYGKTVQGVIRSTFVVDEEGKIEVAQYNVKATGHVAKLRRDISV
- a CDS encoding M20/M25/M40 family metallo-hydrolase is translated as MGQARDHRHRHRHHADRLGVEHPDPAGARPRARAKVSMRVAPGGDAGEHLAALTRHLEQHAPWGARVTVTPGDVGQPYAIDATGPVYDAARAAFRQAWGADAIDAGVGGSIPFIAEFAKAYPEAKILVTGVEDPDTQAHSINESLHLGVLERAATAEALLLEALGSD